The proteins below come from a single Oerskovia jenensis genomic window:
- a CDS encoding quaternary amine ABC transporter ATP-binding protein, producing MTSSTSTSTEPPTSTTPVLIPVETEPFPGAHGAAPLPDDRPVAVSVQGVYKVFGRRPAEAVRRLQDGASRADVKSLGTAAVIDASFDVKQGEIFVVMGLSGSGKSTLIRMLNGLWKPTAGHVLLGDDDLATVNAKQLRALRRSRVSMVFQHFALLPHRTVLDNAAYPLEIQGMGKAERREKAQQALDLVGLGGWQDSLPSQLSGGMRQRVGLARALAADTDVLLMDEAFSALDPLIRREMQEQLLDLQQTLGKTIVFITHDLNEAMHLGDRIAVMRDGRTVQIGTAEEILSDPANDYVAQFVADVDRTRVLTASSVMVRPTAVVPLGGGPRVASRTMREAQVSAAYVVDRQRVLRGVVRDADAVALLKSSGDHATSIESIVHDGVAPVSVDTPLAELFAPAAESPLPVAVTDDKNRLVGVIPRVTLLEAMVPPTLEEPDAVGPDEDPGSGPGERPSTEGEPATGPVRTREGADA from the coding sequence ATGACCAGCAGCACCAGCACGAGCACCGAGCCACCCACGAGCACCACCCCCGTCCTCATCCCGGTCGAGACCGAGCCCTTCCCCGGCGCCCACGGCGCCGCGCCCCTGCCCGACGACCGGCCCGTGGCCGTGAGCGTCCAGGGGGTCTACAAGGTCTTCGGCCGCCGCCCGGCCGAGGCCGTGCGGCGCCTCCAGGACGGCGCGAGCCGCGCCGACGTCAAGTCCCTGGGCACGGCCGCCGTCATCGATGCGAGCTTCGACGTCAAGCAGGGCGAGATCTTCGTCGTCATGGGCCTGTCGGGCTCGGGCAAGTCGACGCTCATCCGCATGCTCAACGGTCTGTGGAAGCCCACGGCCGGCCACGTCCTCCTGGGCGACGACGACCTCGCGACCGTCAACGCCAAGCAGCTGCGCGCCCTGCGTCGCAGCCGCGTGAGCATGGTCTTCCAGCACTTCGCGCTCCTCCCCCACCGCACGGTCCTGGACAACGCGGCCTACCCGCTGGAGATCCAGGGCATGGGCAAGGCCGAGCGGCGCGAGAAGGCGCAGCAGGCGCTCGACCTCGTCGGCCTCGGCGGCTGGCAGGACTCGCTGCCGTCCCAGCTCTCGGGCGGCATGCGCCAGCGCGTGGGACTTGCCCGTGCCCTGGCCGCGGACACCGACGTGCTGCTCATGGACGAGGCGTTCTCCGCGCTCGACCCGCTCATCCGGCGCGAGATGCAGGAGCAGCTCCTCGACCTGCAGCAGACGCTCGGCAAGACCATCGTCTTCATCACGCACGACCTCAACGAGGCCATGCACCTGGGCGACCGGATCGCCGTCATGCGCGACGGCCGCACGGTCCAGATCGGCACGGCCGAGGAGATCCTGTCCGACCCGGCGAACGACTACGTCGCGCAGTTCGTCGCCGACGTCGACCGCACCCGCGTCCTGACCGCCTCGTCGGTCATGGTCCGCCCCACCGCGGTCGTCCCGCTCGGCGGCGGCCCGCGCGTCGCGAGCCGCACCATGCGCGAGGCGCAGGTCTCGGCGGCCTACGTCGTCGACCGTCAACGCGTCCTGCGCGGCGTCGTCCGCGACGCGGACGCGGTCGCGCTGCTCAAGTCGAGCGGTGACCACGCCACGAGCATCGAGTCGATCGTGCACGACGGCGTGGCTCCCGTGAGCGTCGACACCCCCCTCGCGGAGCTCTTCGCCCCGGCGGCCGAGTCGCCCCTGCCCGTCGCCGTGACGGACGACAAGAACCGGCTCGTCGGCGTGATCCCGCGCGTGACGCTGCTCGAGGCCATGGTGCCGCCCACGCTCGAGGAACCCGACGCCGTCGGGCCCGACGAGGACCCCGGGTCCGGCCCGGGCGAGCGCCCCTCGACCGAGGGTGAGCCCGCCACAGGACCGGTCCGCACCAGGGAAGGAGCGGACGCGTGA